The Streptomyces achromogenes DNA segment ACCGGCTTCGCCCGGATCCACGGCCACCCGGTCGGGATCGTCGCCAACAACGGCATCCTGTTCTCGGAGTCCGCCCAGAAGGGCGCCCACTTCATCGAGCTGTGCGACCAGCGCGGGATCCCGCTGGTGTTCCTGCAGAACATCTCCGGCTTCATGGTCGGCAAGGACTACGAGGCCGGGGGCATCGCCAAGCACGGCGCGAAGATGGTGACGGCGGTGGCGTGCACGCGTGTGCCGAAGCTGACGGTCGTCGTCGGCGGGTCGTACGGCGCGGGCAACTACTCCATGTGCGGCCGGGCCTACTCGCCCCGCTTCCTGTGGATGTGGCCCAACGCCAAGATCTCCGTCATGGGCGGCGAGCAGGCCGCCTCCGTCCTCGCGACCGTCAAGCGCGACCAGCTGGAGGCCGGCGGCCAGGAGTGGCCCGCCGAGGACGAAGAGGCGTTCAAGGACCCCATCCGCGCGCAGTACGAGCGGCAGGGCAACGCCTACTACGCGACCGCCCGGCTGTGGGACGACGGGGTCATCGAACCGCAGGAGACCCGGCAGGTGCTGGGCCTGGCCCTGACGGCCTGCGCCAACGCGCCGCTGGGCGAGCCCCGGTTCGGCGTCTTCCGGATGTGAGGAGGGGACTTCATGTTTGACACAGTGCTCGTGGCCAACCGGGGCGAGATCGCCGTCCGCGTCATCCGCACGCTGCGCGCCATGGGCGTGCGCTCGGTGGCGGTCTTCTCCGACGCCGACGCGGACGCCCGGCACGTCCGGGAGGCGGACACGGCGGTACGGATCGGCCCGCCGCCCGCCGCGATCAGCTATCTGTCGGTCGAGCGGCTGCTGGAGGCGGCCGCCCGGACCGGCGCCCAGGCCGTCCACCCGGGATACGGCTTCCTGGCCGAGAACGCGGGCTTCGCGCGTGCCTGCGCCGACGCCGGGCTGGTCTTCATCGGGCCGCCCGCCGAGGCCATCGCCCTGATGGGCGACAAGATCCGGGCCAAGGCCACCGTGCGGGAGGCCGGGGTCCCGGTGGTGCCGGGATCGAGCGGCAGCGGTCTGACGGACGACCAGCTCGTCGCCGCCGCCCACGAGATCGGCGTGCCCGTGCTGCTGAAGCCGAGCGCGGGCGGCGGCGGCAAGGGCATGCGGCTGGTGCGCGACACCGCGGCGCTGGCCGAGGAGATCGCGGCCGCCCGCCGCGAGGCCCGTGCCTCCTTCGGCGACGACACGCTCCTCGTCGAGCGGTGGATCGACCGCCCCCGGCACATCGAGATCCAGGTCCTGGCCGACGGCCACGGCAACGTGGTGCACCTCGGCGAGCGCGAGTGCTCGCTCCAGCGCCGGCACCAGAAGATCGTCGAGGAGGCGCCGAGCGTCCTGCTGGACGAGGCCACGCGCGCGTCGATGGGCGAGGCGGCCGTGCAGGCGGCGCGCTCGTGCGGCTACCGGGGCGCGGGCACGGTGGAGTTCATCGTGCCGGGCGACGACCCGTCGGCGTACTACTTCATGGAGATGAACACCCGTCTCCAGGTGGAGCACCCGGTCACCGAACTGGTCACCGGACTCGATTTGGTGGAGTGGCAGCTGCGGGCGGCGGCCGGCGAGCCGCTGTCCTTCGGCCAGCAGGACGTCCGGCTGACCGGCCACGCGGTGGAGGCGCGGATCTGCGCCGAGGACCCCGCGCGCGGGTTCCTGCCGTCCGGCGGCACGGTGCTCCGGCTGCACGAGCCGCAGGGCGACGGCGTGCGCACCGACTCCGGGCTCAGCGAGGGCGCCGAGGTCGGCAGCCTCTACGACCCGATGCTGTCCAAGGTGATCGCCTACGGCCCGGACCGGGAGACCGCGCTGCGCAAGCTGCGTGCGGCCCTCGCGGAGACGGTCACGCTGGGCGTGCAGACCAACGCCGGGTTCCTGCGGCGGCTGCTGGCGCATCCGGCGGTGGTGGCGGGCGATCTGGACACGGGGCTGGTGGAGCGGGAGGCGGAGTCGCTCGTCTCCACCGACGTGCCGGAGGCGGTGTACGAGGCCGCGGCGGCCGTACGGCTCGACGCCCTGCGCCCCGCCGGCGACGGCTGGGTCGACCCGTTCTCGGTGCCCAGCGGCTGGCGGCTGGGCGGCGTACCCCGGCCCGTCGCCTTCTCGCTGCGTGTCACCGATCCGGTGGAGCACACCCCGCGCGGCACGCACGCCGTCGACGGCGACCGGGTGTCGGTGACGCTGGACGGGGTCCGGCACACCTTCCACCGGGCCGCCGACTGGATCGGGCGCGACGGCGACGCCTGGCACGTGCGCGATCACGACCCGGTCGCCGCCTCGCTCACCGGGGGCGCCCACGCGGGCGCCGACTCGCTCACCGCGCCCATGCCGGGCACGGTGACGGTCGTCAAGGTGGCCGTCGGCGACGAGGTGGCCGCCGGTCAGAGCCTGCTGGTGGTGGAGGCGATGAAGATGGAGCACGTCATCTGCGCCCCGCACGCCGGCACGGTCGCCGAGCTCGACGTGTCGCCGGGCTCGACGGTCGCCATGGACCAGGTGCTCGCCGTCGTCGCCCCGGCCGCCGACCCGGACGCCGTCCCCGCACAGGAGGACCGATGACACTCCCCATGGTCGTACCGGACCCCGGCCTGCCGGCCCGGGTGCGCGTCCACGAGGTCGGCGCACGCGACGGACTGCAGAACGAGAAGACGACCGTGCCGACGGCCGTCAAGGCCGAGTTCGTGCACCGGCTCGCCGGCGCGGGCCTCACCACCATCGAGGCCACCAGCTTCGTCCACCCCAAGTGGGTGCCCCAACTCGCCGACGCCGAGCAGCTGTTCCCGCTGCTGAGCGACGTGGACGCGGCGCTGCCGGTGCTCGTGCCGAACGAACGAGGACTCGACCGCGCGCTCGCCCTGGGCGCCCGCCGGGTCGCCGTCTTCGCCAGCGCCACCGAGTCCTTCGCCAAGGCCAACCTCAACCGCACGGTGGACGAGGCGCTGGCCATGTTCGAGCCGGTGGTGGCCCGCGCCAGGGCCGAGGGCGTGCACGTGCGCGGCTATCTCTCCATGTGCTTCGGCGACCCGTGGGAGGGCGCGGTGCCGGTCGACCAGGTCGTTCGGGTCTGCCGCGCCCTGCTCGACCAGGGCTGCGACGAGCTGAGCCTGGGCGACACCATCGGGGTCGCCACCCCGGGCCACGTCGCGGCGCTGCTGACCGCGCTGAACGAACAGGGCGTGCCCACCGGCGCGCTCGGCGTGCACTTCCACGACACCTACGGGCAGGCGCTCGCCAACACCCTCGCCGCACTCCGGCACGGCGTCACCACCGTCGACTCCTCGGCGGGAGGTCTCGGCGGCTGCCCGTACGCCAAGTCCGCCACCGGAAACCTCGCCACCGAAGACCTCGTGTGGATGCTGCAGGGCCTCGGCATCGACACCGGGGTCGACCTCGGCCGTCTCGTCGCCACGAGCGAGTGGATGGCCGGCCACCTGGGCCGACCCAGCCCGTCCCGCACCGTACGAGCCCTCGGTAACACGACACAGCCCCACAAGGAGCAGTGACCCCGACATGGACCACCGTCTCTCCCCCGAACTGGAAGAACTCCGCCGAACGGTCGAGGAGTTCGCGCACGACGTCGTCGCGCCCAAGATCGGCGACTTCTACGAGCGGCACGAGTTCCCGTACGAGATCGTCCGTGAGATGGGCCGTATGGGCCTGTTCGGGCTGCCGTTCCCGGAGGAACACGGCGGCATGGGCGGCGACTACCTCGCCCTCGGCCTGGTGCTGGAGGAACTGGCGCGGGTCGACTCGTCGGTGGCGATCACCCTGGAGGCGGGCGTCTCGCTGGGCGCCATGCCGATCCATCTCTTCGGCACGCCGGAGCAGAAGCGGGAGTGGCTGCCGCGGCTGTGCTCCGGCGAGATCCTGGGCGCGTTCGGGCTGACCGAGCCGGACGGCGGCTCGGACGCGGGCGCGACGCGCACGACGGCCCGCCTCGACCCCGACACGGACGAATGGGTCATCAACGGTTCCAAGTGCTTCATCACCAACTCGGGCACGGACATCACGGGGCTGGTCACCGTCACGGCGGTGACGGGCCGCAAGCCGGACGGCAGGCCACTCATCTCGGCGATCATCGTGCCGTCCGGCACCCCGGGCTTCACCGTCGCGAGCCCGTACTCGAAGGTCGGCTGGAACGCCTCCGACACCCGTGAGCTGTCCTTCTCCGACGTGCGCGTCCCGGCGGCGAACCTGCTGGGCGAGGAGGGCCGCGGGTACGCGCAGTTCCTGCGGATCCTCGACGAGGGGCGCATCGCCATCGCCGCGCTGGCCACCGGCCTCGCCCAGGGCTGTGTGGACGAGTCGGTGAAGTACGCGAAGGAACGGCACGCGTTCGGCCGTCCGATCGGCGCCAACCAGGCCATCCAGTTCAAGATCGCCGACATGGAGATGAAGGCCCACACGGCCCGCCTCGCCTGGCGGGACGCGGCCTCGCGGCTGGTGGCCGGCGAGCCCTTCAAGAAGGAGGCGGCGCTGGCGAAGCTG contains these protein-coding regions:
- a CDS encoding acetyl/propionyl/methylcrotonyl-CoA carboxylase subunit alpha, giving the protein MFDTVLVANRGEIAVRVIRTLRAMGVRSVAVFSDADADARHVREADTAVRIGPPPAAISYLSVERLLEAAARTGAQAVHPGYGFLAENAGFARACADAGLVFIGPPAEAIALMGDKIRAKATVREAGVPVVPGSSGSGLTDDQLVAAAHEIGVPVLLKPSAGGGGKGMRLVRDTAALAEEIAAARREARASFGDDTLLVERWIDRPRHIEIQVLADGHGNVVHLGERECSLQRRHQKIVEEAPSVLLDEATRASMGEAAVQAARSCGYRGAGTVEFIVPGDDPSAYYFMEMNTRLQVEHPVTELVTGLDLVEWQLRAAAGEPLSFGQQDVRLTGHAVEARICAEDPARGFLPSGGTVLRLHEPQGDGVRTDSGLSEGAEVGSLYDPMLSKVIAYGPDRETALRKLRAALAETVTLGVQTNAGFLRRLLAHPAVVAGDLDTGLVEREAESLVSTDVPEAVYEAAAAVRLDALRPAGDGWVDPFSVPSGWRLGGVPRPVAFSLRVTDPVEHTPRGTHAVDGDRVSVTLDGVRHTFHRAADWIGRDGDAWHVRDHDPVAASLTGGAHAGADSLTAPMPGTVTVVKVAVGDEVAAGQSLLVVEAMKMEHVICAPHAGTVAELDVSPGSTVAMDQVLAVVAPAADPDAVPAQEDR
- a CDS encoding hydroxymethylglutaryl-CoA lyase, with translation MTLPMVVPDPGLPARVRVHEVGARDGLQNEKTTVPTAVKAEFVHRLAGAGLTTIEATSFVHPKWVPQLADAEQLFPLLSDVDAALPVLVPNERGLDRALALGARRVAVFASATESFAKANLNRTVDEALAMFEPVVARARAEGVHVRGYLSMCFGDPWEGAVPVDQVVRVCRALLDQGCDELSLGDTIGVATPGHVAALLTALNEQGVPTGALGVHFHDTYGQALANTLAALRHGVTTVDSSAGGLGGCPYAKSATGNLATEDLVWMLQGLGIDTGVDLGRLVATSEWMAGHLGRPSPSRTVRALGNTTQPHKEQ
- a CDS encoding acyl-CoA dehydrogenase family protein, which produces MDHRLSPELEELRRTVEEFAHDVVAPKIGDFYERHEFPYEIVREMGRMGLFGLPFPEEHGGMGGDYLALGLVLEELARVDSSVAITLEAGVSLGAMPIHLFGTPEQKREWLPRLCSGEILGAFGLTEPDGGSDAGATRTTARLDPDTDEWVINGSKCFITNSGTDITGLVTVTAVTGRKPDGRPLISAIIVPSGTPGFTVASPYSKVGWNASDTRELSFSDVRVPAANLLGEEGRGYAQFLRILDEGRIAIAALATGLAQGCVDESVKYAKERHAFGRPIGANQAIQFKIADMEMKAHTARLAWRDAASRLVAGEPFKKEAALAKLYSSTIAVDNARDATQVHGGYGFMNEYPVARMWRDSKILEIGEGTSEVQRMLIARELGLTD